In the Malaya genurostris strain Urasoe2022 chromosome 1, Malgen_1.1, whole genome shotgun sequence genome, one interval contains:
- the LOC131440616 gene encoding ruvB-like helicase 1 has product MKIEEVKSTVKTQRIAAHSHVKGLGLDENGIPFQMAAGLVGQKNAREAAGVVVDLIKSKKMSGRALLLAGPPGTGKTAIALAIAQELGNKVPFCPMVGSEVFSSEIKKTEVLMENFRRSIGLRIRETKEVYEGEVTELTPVETENPMGGYGKTISNVVIGLKTAKGTKQLKLDPSIYESLQKERVDVGDVIYIEANSGAVKRQGRSDTFATEFDLETEEYVPLPKGDVHKKKEVIQDVTLHDLDVANARPQGGQDVLSMVGQIMKPKKTEITDKLRMEINKVVNKYIDQGIAELVPGVLFIDEVHMLDLECFTYLHKSLESAIAPIVIFATNRGRCIIRGTDDVISPHGIPLDLLDRLLIVRTAPYNLSEIDQIIRLRAQTEGLNIEDTAIHTLSEIGANTTLRYAAQLMTPAHQTCKVNGRTQITKDDIIDVHSLFLDAKRSAKYLQEGNTKYMM; this is encoded by the exons ATGAAAATAGAAGAAGTTAAAAGTACGGTTAAAACGCAACGTATTGCTGCTCATAGTCATGTAAAAGGACTTGGCTTAGACGAAAATGGAATTCCATTTCAAATGGCAGCCGGCTTGGTCGGTCAGAAAAATGCTCGCGAG GCAGCTGGCGTAGTAGTGGATTTgataaaatcgaagaaaatgtcTGGCCGAGCACTTTTATTGGCTGGACCACCCGGTACTGGGAAAACAGCTATTGCGTTGGCTATTGCCCAGGAGTTGGGTAATAAGGTACCTTTTTGTCCTATGGTTGGGTCAGAGGTTTTCAGCagtgaaattaaaaaaactgaAGTGCTCATGGAAAATTTTCGTCGGTCTATTGGTTTGCGTATCCGTGAAACGAAGGAAGTTTACGAGGGCGAAGTGACCGAGTTAACACCAGTTGAAACGGAAAATCCAATGGGAGGATATGGAAAAACAATCAGCAATGTTGTTATTGGTTTAAAAACTGCTAAAGGGACGAAACAGCTGAAGCTAGATCCAAGCATTTATGAATCTTTGCAAAAGGAAAGGGTTGATGTTGGGGATGTTATTTACATAGAGGCAAATAGCGGAGCAGTAAAAAGGCAAGGTCGAAGTGATACTTTTGCTACAGAGTTTGATTTGGAAACGGAAGAATATGTTCCACTTCCTAAAGGAGATGTACACAAAAAGAAAGAAGTGATCCAAGATGTTACTCTTCATGATTTAGATGTAGCCAATGCACGTCCTCAAGGAGGTCAAGACGTTTTGTCAATGGTTGGTCAAATTATGAAACCTAAAAAGACTGAAATCACTGATAAACTACGTATGGAAATCAACAAAGTTGTTAACAAATACATAGACCAGGGGATCGCAGAACTTGTACCTGGAGTTTTGTTCATAGACGAAGTGCATATGCTTGATCTTGAGTGTTTCACTTATTTGCACAAATCCTTAGAATCAGCGATTGCACCAATAGTAATATTTGCTACTAATCGTGGTCGATGTATAATTCGTGGTACCGATGATGTAATATCCCCTCATGGAATACCTTTGGATTTACTGGATCGCTTGCTTATTGTGCGCACTGCTCCATACAATCTTTCTGAAATTGATCAAATAATCAGATTGCGTGCTCAAACAGAAGGTCTCAATATCGAGGACACTGCGATTCACACTCTCAGTGAAATTGGTGCGAATACTACGTTGCGATATGCTGCTCAGCTAATGACACCAGCTCATCAGACTTGTAAAGTAAACGGAAGGACACAGATTACGAAGGATGATATTATTGATGTTCACTCTCTCTTTTTGGATGCAAAACGGTCAGCTAAATATTTACAGGAAGGGAATACAAAATATATGATGTGA
- the LOC131426387 gene encoding uncharacterized protein LOC131426387: protein MKEFTSSTTSWVFNPPAAPHMGSSWERLIQSVKKILAEMLPTRAPRDEVLRNSLIEIENIVNSRPLTHVPIDLESSPASTPNHFLVNSSSGLKPLVPYDHNMSTLQQSYKTSQLLANIFWKRWLNYYLPTITRRTKWFSPVKPIQVGDIAVIVDPKPPRNCCPKGRVMETVTSKDGQVRQATVQTIGGIYRRPAVNIAVLDVGANESNPDPCPVTGGSVAKAPHAKRTSCYKTLPKMTDGSNGMEAVRRRK, encoded by the coding sequence ATGAAGGAGTTTACATCATCAACAACGTCGTGGGTATTCAACCCGCCTGCCGCACCACACATGGGCAGCTCTTGGGAGAGGTTAATACAATCCGTAAAGAAGATTCTTGCTGAAATGCTACCAACGCGTGCTCCCCGAgatgaagtgttaaggaacagttTGATCGAGATCGAAAACATCGTGAACAGCAGACCCTTAACACATGTACCGATTGATCTTGAATCATCGCCAGCTTCAACACCGAATCACTTCCTCGTGAATTCATCCAGTGGACTCAAACCATTAGTCCCTTACGATCACAACATGTCAACATTACAGCAATCCTACAAGACATCCCAGCTCCTGGCCAACATTTTCTGGAAACGCTGGTTAAATTATTATCTACCTACAATTACCCGCCGTACAAAATGGTTCTCTCCAGTTAAACCCATCCAGGTTGGTGATATAGCTGTTATTGTGGATCCTAAGCCACCAAGAAACTGCTGCCCTAAAGGAAGAGTGATGGAAACTGTGACATCCAAGGATGGCCAAGTTCGACAGGCTACGGTACAAACTATTGGAGGGATCTACCGGAGACCCGCCGTCAACATTGCTGTACTAGATGTCGGTGCAAATGAGAGTAATCCAGACCCGTGTCCAGTTACCGGGGGGAGTGTCGCGAAAGCTCCTCACGCGAAGCGCACCTCTTGTTATAAAACCTTGCCTAAAATGACGGACGGCTCGAATGGAATGGAAGCTGTCAGAAGAAGGAAGTGA